The following are encoded together in the bacterium genome:
- a CDS encoding portal protein: MIASAPEVVEDHIRRSTELARERELWKPLWQDITDYVLPRRSFWDIEATSGQVPATKCYDGTAIGDLQLLVDGMQGNLVSPAFPWMRLVMEDRRLQVLPGVADYLEGVEEIFLAYYQRTAFYEAMNEFLMDLASIGTAVMLVDDDITNRSIIFSTRHMKECYIAENRNGQVDVLYRVYTMPNRQIVETWPQAVDDRRREAAKTNPFTKGHILHAVFPSRDQSFRTQRDPRHPYSSIYIDVDMKTPLDEGGYETFPYLVGRWRKNSDEVYGRSPAADAIQDILRVNQMAMHLLQSAQMASMPPLMVPEALRGKERLVPQGYNYYSNPDEKIETIDVSRNYPIARDQEEAVRQQIHEIFRAKIFLLLQQLEHGPYTATEIRQRVAEQAAVLGAIIGRFNSEVLVPLVRRSFLILKANGALPAPPPQLQGRIKVELQGPLAQAQRRTHQSQGVDAGLELLERLVKLSPDGMDNVDDDELYRIGMDSAGMPQRIIREIPDREMRRKRRADMLAKQQAAQSAAVEDAQIIQNTDSLNQPVKQGSMLEQIAKQAAARRGATTGAPQGAVPGAA, encoded by the coding sequence TTGATCGCCTCCGCGCCCGAAGTAGTCGAGGACCACATCCGGAGAAGTACCGAGCTCGCCCGAGAGCGCGAGCTCTGGAAGCCGCTCTGGCAGGACATCACCGACTACGTACTGCCGCGCAGGAGCTTCTGGGACATCGAGGCGACGAGCGGCCAGGTGCCGGCCACGAAGTGCTACGACGGCACCGCGATCGGAGACCTTCAGCTCCTCGTCGACGGGATGCAGGGGAACCTGGTCTCTCCCGCGTTCCCGTGGATGCGCCTGGTCATGGAGGACCGGAGGCTCCAAGTCCTCCCGGGCGTGGCGGACTACCTGGAGGGAGTCGAGGAGATCTTCCTCGCCTACTACCAGCGCACCGCCTTCTACGAGGCGATGAACGAGTTCCTGATGGACCTGGCCTCCATCGGGACCGCGGTCATGCTCGTGGACGACGACATCACCAACCGTTCGATCATCTTCTCCACGCGCCACATGAAGGAGTGCTACATCGCGGAGAACCGCAACGGCCAGGTGGACGTGCTCTACCGCGTGTACACGATGCCGAACCGGCAGATCGTCGAGACCTGGCCGCAGGCCGTGGACGATCGGCGGCGCGAGGCCGCCAAGACGAACCCCTTCACCAAGGGTCACATCCTGCACGCCGTGTTCCCCTCCAGGGACCAGTCATTCAGAACGCAGCGCGACCCGCGGCACCCGTACTCGTCCATCTACATCGACGTGGACATGAAGACCCCGCTCGATGAGGGCGGCTACGAGACGTTCCCGTACCTGGTCGGCCGGTGGCGGAAGAACAGCGACGAGGTGTACGGCCGCTCGCCGGCGGCCGACGCGATCCAGGACATCCTCCGGGTCAACCAGATGGCCATGCACCTCCTGCAGTCGGCGCAGATGGCCAGCATGCCACCGCTCATGGTGCCAGAGGCGCTGCGCGGCAAGGAGCGACTCGTCCCGCAGGGCTACAACTACTACAGCAATCCCGATGAGAAGATCGAGACGATCGACGTCTCGCGGAACTACCCGATCGCCCGCGACCAGGAAGAGGCGGTCCGCCAGCAGATCCACGAGATCTTCCGGGCGAAGATCTTCCTCCTCCTTCAGCAGCTCGAGCACGGCCCGTACACGGCGACCGAGATCCGGCAGCGGGTCGCCGAGCAGGCCGCGGTCCTCGGTGCCATCATCGGCCGGTTCAACTCCGAGGTCCTCGTGCCCCTCGTGCGCAGGAGCTTCCTGATCCTCAAGGCGAACGGAGCTCTTCCGGCGCCCCCTCCTCAGCTGCAGGGACGGATCAAGGTGGAGCTCCAGGGGCCGCTCGCGCAGGCGCAGCGGCGCACCCACCAGAGCCAGGGCGTGGACGCCGGTCTCGAGCTCCTCGAGCGGCTCGTGAAGCTCTCCCCCGACGGCATGGACAACGTGGACGACGACGAGCTCTACCGGATCGGCATGGACAGCGCCGGGATGCCGCAGCGGATCATCCGGGAGATCCCGGACAGGGAGATGAGGCGCAAGAGGCGCGCCGACATGCTCGCCAAGCAGCAGGCCGCGCAGTCCGCGGCCGTCGAGGACGCGCAGATCATCCAGAACACCGACAGCCTCAACCAGCCCGTGAAGCAGGGATCCATGCTCGAGCAGATCGCCAAGCAGGCGGCCGCGCGGCGGGGCGCCACGACGGGCGCGCCCCAGGGCGCAGTACCGGGCGCGGCATAG
- a CDS encoding HNH endonuclease has translation MRAPPAKVWRRYLRSKAWKERRLEAIRRAGYRCQVCGRVNFDDREYQVHHRSYEHFGAERPEELMALCKRCHRRVSTW, from the coding sequence ATGAGAGCTCCCCCTGCCAAGGTCTGGCGTCGGTATCTTCGCTCCAAGGCGTGGAAGGAGCGGCGGCTCGAGGCGATACGGCGCGCGGGCTACCGGTGCCAGGTATGCGGGCGTGTGAACTTCGACGATCGGGAGTACCAGGTGCACCACCGGTCCTACGAGCACTTCGGCGCCGAGCGTCCCGAGGAGCTCATGGCGTTGTGCAAGCGGTGCCACAGGAGGGTGAGCACGTGGTGA
- a CDS encoding DNA N-6-adenine-methyltransferase — translation MATGRNYQTWRTPPDLYARLDAEFRFDCDPVPADPTRDGMCARWGRSVFLNPPYRDIPRWLRRAVGEWQRGATVVALLPVRTDTAWFHELVLGTGAEIRWIRGRLRFAGHAGAGRPTFASMVVVWRGGGERGSAAVP, via the coding sequence GTGGCCACGGGACGCAACTATCAGACCTGGCGGACGCCGCCGGACCTGTACGCTCGGCTCGACGCCGAGTTCCGCTTCGACTGCGACCCCGTGCCGGCCGACCCGACGCGAGACGGCATGTGCGCGCGCTGGGGGCGGTCCGTGTTCCTCAACCCGCCGTACCGGGACATCCCGCGGTGGCTCCGCCGCGCGGTCGGGGAGTGGCAGCGAGGGGCGACCGTGGTCGCTCTTCTGCCCGTGAGGACCGATACGGCCTGGTTCCACGAGCTCGTGCTGGGGACCGGCGCGGAGATCCGCTGGATCCGGGGCAGGCTGCGATTCGCAGGTCACGCCGGGGCGGGTAGGCCGACGTTTGCCAGCATGGTCGTAGTGTGGCGAGGGGGAGGGGAACGTGGAAGTGCAGCAGTGCCTTGA
- a CDS encoding ParB/RepB/Spo0J family partition protein: MKVKEIPLKSIVVTKNVRLDPDEELGGLMESIEKFDILQPVLVVPLEDGRYELVAGHRRLAAMKARKEPTIPAIIRSDVSRSEIPYLKLIENVQRKDMSAREVAAALDSIKATRPGISAYQLGKLVGKSDAWVYDTYSAAKMTEELLAAGVSEAELNGMSKTDLTNLSRVRDVDARMKAAKRAVAGDKAAIGESREIRRRVARIDRSGGIAIMGGEGSLTIHVVCANAEARDQAIEALLRLKAKRIRPENQRA, translated from the coding sequence ATGAAGGTCAAGGAGATCCCTCTCAAGAGCATCGTGGTCACCAAGAACGTCCGGCTGGATCCGGATGAGGAGCTCGGCGGGCTGATGGAGTCGATCGAGAAGTTCGACATCCTCCAGCCCGTGCTCGTCGTCCCCCTCGAGGACGGTCGCTACGAACTGGTCGCCGGCCACCGTCGCCTCGCGGCCATGAAGGCACGCAAGGAGCCAACCATCCCGGCGATCATCCGCTCTGACGTGAGCCGCTCGGAGATCCCCTACCTGAAGCTTATCGAGAACGTGCAGCGGAAGGACATGAGCGCCAGGGAGGTTGCCGCGGCCCTTGACTCGATCAAGGCCACGCGCCCGGGCATCTCGGCCTACCAGCTCGGGAAACTCGTGGGAAAGTCGGACGCCTGGGTCTACGACACGTACTCTGCCGCGAAGATGACGGAGGAGCTCCTTGCCGCGGGGGTGTCGGAGGCGGAGCTCAATGGTATGTCAAAGACGGATCTGACGAATCTTTCGCGAGTGAGGGACGTGGACGCTCGGATGAAAGCCGCCAAGAGGGCCGTCGCAGGTGACAAGGCGGCGATCGGTGAGTCGCGGGAGATCCGCCGGCGGGTGGCCAGGATCGACCGGAGCGGCGGCATCGCGATCATGGGCGGGGAGGGCTCGCTCACGATCCATGTGGTGTGCGCCAACGCGGAGGCCCGCGACCAGGCCATCGAGGCGCTTCTGCGACTGAAGGCGAAACGGATCAGGCCGGAGAATCAGCGAGCATAG